In Promicromonospora sp. Populi, one genomic interval encodes:
- a CDS encoding phytoene desaturase family protein, with protein sequence MADMPDSTRSRYDVVIVGGGHNGLTAAAYAAQGGRSVLVLERADHVGGAAVSARPFAGVDARLSRYSYLVSLLPRQVIDELGLPIRLVRRRYSSYTPVADGGLLVDTQDAAATRASFRRLAGTGTGSGSGTGSGTGSGSGSDADFEAWGRFYTMTAEVARRLAPTLTEPLLPRAAVRDLVVDGVGEAAWRALFEEPLGAVLRRTFADDVVRGVAATDGLIGTFADVDEPSLRQNRCFLYHVIGNGTGDWDVPVGGMGAVSGALRDAAVAAGATIVTSATVTAVDPGASGGLSASGAPGASGASDPEVAWTDADGRTRGVRAGHVLAACAPAELDRLLAAGGGGAGAVAPDVAGAAAASYPEGAQLKVNMLLKRLPRLRDDVDPVAAFSGTLHVNESLTQLQDAYAQAAAGRIPDLPPSEIYCHTLSDRTILGPALAGTEAQTITLFGLHMPARLFRADPDGARERALAATLASLNSVLAEPIEDVLALDADGAPCLEVRTPVDLEGDVGLPGGHIFHRDLTWPFAESDADAGRWGVETEHPRVLLAGAGARRGGGVSGIPGRAAAMAVLAG encoded by the coding sequence ATGGCGGACATGCCCGATTCCACTCGCTCCCGGTACGACGTCGTCATCGTGGGCGGCGGTCACAACGGCCTCACCGCAGCGGCGTACGCGGCCCAAGGCGGCCGATCCGTCCTCGTCCTGGAGCGTGCCGACCACGTCGGCGGCGCCGCCGTCTCGGCCCGCCCGTTCGCCGGCGTGGACGCGCGGCTGTCGCGCTACTCCTACCTCGTCTCGCTCCTGCCGCGGCAGGTGATCGACGAGCTCGGGCTGCCGATCCGCCTCGTGCGTCGCCGCTACTCCTCCTACACCCCCGTGGCCGACGGCGGCCTCCTCGTCGACACCCAGGACGCCGCCGCCACGCGCGCCTCGTTCCGGCGCCTGGCCGGCACTGGCACTGGCTCGGGCTCAGGCACTGGCTCAGGTACCGGCTCGGGGAGCGGATCCGACGCCGATTTCGAGGCCTGGGGGCGCTTCTACACGATGACCGCCGAGGTCGCCCGCCGCCTCGCGCCGACGCTCACCGAGCCGCTGCTCCCGCGTGCGGCCGTGCGGGACCTCGTGGTCGATGGCGTGGGGGAGGCCGCCTGGCGCGCCCTCTTCGAGGAGCCCCTCGGCGCGGTGCTGCGGCGCACTTTCGCCGACGACGTCGTACGCGGCGTGGCCGCCACCGACGGCCTGATCGGCACGTTCGCCGACGTCGACGAGCCGTCCCTGCGGCAGAACCGCTGCTTCCTCTACCACGTGATCGGCAACGGGACCGGCGACTGGGACGTGCCGGTGGGCGGCATGGGCGCCGTCTCGGGCGCCCTGCGCGACGCCGCGGTGGCCGCGGGCGCGACGATCGTCACCTCGGCGACCGTCACCGCTGTGGACCCGGGCGCCTCGGGGGGCCTGAGTGCTTCGGGTGCCCCGGGCGCGTCAGGTGCTTCGGATCCGGAGGTCGCCTGGACCGACGCCGACGGGCGCACCCGGGGTGTGCGCGCCGGACACGTGCTCGCGGCGTGCGCCCCGGCCGAGCTGGACCGGCTGCTGGCCGCCGGCGGGGGAGGCGCCGGCGCGGTTGCACCGGACGTCGCTGGTGCGGCCGCGGCGTCGTACCCCGAAGGCGCCCAGCTCAAGGTGAACATGCTGCTGAAGCGGCTGCCCCGGCTGCGTGACGACGTCGACCCCGTGGCCGCGTTCAGCGGGACGCTGCACGTCAACGAGTCCCTGACCCAGCTCCAGGACGCGTACGCGCAGGCGGCGGCCGGGCGCATCCCGGACCTGCCGCCGAGCGAGATCTACTGCCACACGCTGTCCGACCGGACGATCCTCGGTCCGGCGCTGGCCGGGACCGAGGCCCAGACCATCACGCTCTTCGGGCTGCACATGCCGGCCCGGTTGTTCCGCGCGGATCCTGACGGCGCCCGCGAGCGAGCCCTGGCGGCCACGCTCGCGTCCCTGAACTCCGTGCTGGCCGAGCCCATCGAGGACGTGCTCGCGCTCGACGCCGACGGCGCGCCCTGCCTGGAGGTGCGCACCCCCGTCGACCTGGAGGGCGACGTCGGGCTGCCTGGCGGGCACATCTTCCACCGCGACCTGACCTGGCCGTTCGCCGAGTCCGACGCCGACGCCGGCCGCTGGGGCGTCGAGACCGAGCACCCGCGGGTGCTGCTGGCGGGCGCGGGCGCCCGCCGCGGCGGGGGAGTGAGCGGCATCCCGGGCCGAGCGGCGGCGATGGCGGTGCTGGCCGGCTGA
- a CDS encoding C40 family peptidase, with protein MTVLTDRTHNRADDQTARPNNRGRHRAEGPALTPFTALTQTAAENAARTGAIAVVTSGMLASVFTQTASSAPAETHTQAALANATPVSNTVDTAPRAGLAENLVTKVKVTQDADFWAERGSVTVTPYAETEAGIAEAKAKAEAEARAKAEAEAEARAEAEAAAAAEAAAEASAEAEAAAVSSSAESSDLGQQAVNLALEYVGVPYVWGGSSPSVGFDCSGLVSYVYGQLGISIPHSSAQISTIGYQVSAANAQPGDIVWTPGHVALYAGDGKVVEAQQAGTPVQYGTMWQDNPVFIRVTG; from the coding sequence GTGACCGTACTCACCGACCGCACCCACAACCGGGCGGACGACCAGACCGCCCGCCCGAACAACCGGGGGCGGCACCGCGCCGAAGGCCCCGCACTCACCCCCTTCACCGCACTCACCCAGACCGCCGCCGAGAATGCCGCCCGTACCGGCGCCATCGCGGTCGTCACGTCCGGCATGCTGGCCTCGGTCTTCACCCAGACCGCTTCCTCCGCGCCCGCCGAGACGCACACCCAGGCCGCACTGGCCAACGCCACACCGGTCAGCAACACGGTCGACACCGCGCCCCGCGCCGGCCTCGCCGAGAACCTCGTGACCAAGGTCAAGGTCACACAGGACGCCGACTTCTGGGCCGAGCGTGGAAGCGTCACCGTGACGCCGTACGCCGAGACCGAGGCCGGCATCGCCGAAGCCAAGGCGAAGGCAGAGGCCGAGGCTCGCGCCAAGGCCGAGGCGGAAGCCGAGGCACGGGCCGAAGCCGAGGCGGCAGCCGCCGCTGAGGCCGCGGCCGAGGCCTCAGCGGAAGCCGAGGCCGCCGCGGTCTCCAGCAGCGCGGAGTCCTCCGACCTGGGCCAGCAGGCAGTCAACCTGGCTCTCGAGTACGTGGGCGTGCCCTACGTGTGGGGCGGCTCGTCCCCCAGCGTGGGCTTCGACTGCTCCGGTCTGGTCAGCTACGTCTACGGGCAGCTCGGGATCAGCATCCCGCACAGCTCCGCGCAGATCTCGACCATCGGCTACCAGGTCTCCGCCGCGAACGCCCAGCCGGGCGACATCGTCTGGACGCCGGGCCACGTCGCCCTCTACGCGGGCGACGGCAAGGTCGTCGAGGCGCAGCAGGCGGGCACCCCCGTGCAGTACGGCACCATGTGGCAGGACAACCCGGTGTTCATCCGGGTGACGGGCTGA